CCGAGTCGTTTTTCCACGTCTTGAACACGTCGGCGCATGTCGGCCACCAGAGCCTGCGCCTCATTTTGCACTTGAAGCACATCCCCCAGAGCCAGAAGGGTTTCCATGACTTGGCCCAAAGTCCTGGGGTTCACGGCGTACACAGGAATACCGACACTTTCCAGTTTTTCCACAGCTTCTCGAGGATTCCCGTCCTTGATGGCGAGACACAAATCCGGCTTCAGGGCCACGATTTTTTCCACGTCCGGGTGCACGTAAGAGCCTACTCGAGGAAGATCCTTCGGGAACGCCGGATAATTGCTGTAGCGACTCACTCCCACCACTCGATACCCCGCCCCCAGAGCAAAAACCATTTCCGTGAGGCTTGGCGCCATGGTGATGATCCTTTGGGGCCTTTCCGGAACACGGACTTGTCTTCCCACCGGATCCACCACATCACGAGCGTAGGACCACGAGGCCGACAGGAGTACGAGTCCAAAAACGCAGACCCAAACACATCGTGCCGAGCTGATCCATGATTCGAGACCAAGTCCACGGTTCACAGGCCATCCCCATAAGCCTTTTAGAATTTCATCGATGCTCCCAGCATGAAAGCCGCACCAGGCGCAGAATATCCGAAAACCTGTTCGTAGTCGGCATCCAGAATGTTCGTTCCTTTAAGGAAAATTTCCAAATTTTTCATGGGCATGGGAACCGGCATGTCATAAGAGACCACGGCATCCAGGACGAAATAATCATCTAGGCGGACTCGTCCTGGTGCCATCCAATCGCGATAGTCCGCATCATCTCGGCTTCCCACGTAATGCCCGACAAGTCGGCAATGAAGGTTTTTCCAGCGGGAATGCAGCCAGCCTGAAGCGCTATACTTCGGCCGACGTAGAAGTTTCTTTCCTTCCTGAAAAGCCACGGAATCCAGCCCACCATCATCGGTCACTTTCGTATCCAAAAAGGTCATGCTGGCTCCCGCCGTCATGTTTTCCATCAGGTGAGCTTCCAGGCCCAGTTCCACACCACGGCTTTTGGCGGCTTGAATGTTGAAAAAATTCGGCGTCCTTTCGGGCGGGGCTGGGAAAGGGGTCGGCACGTAGGCAATAAGCTCTTTGGAGCGGCTTTCAAAGTAGCTCGCTGAAGCCTGAAGCCGCCGACCAAGACGCTGGGACACTCCCACTTCCCAGGATGTGGCTTTTTCCGGATCCAGATCGGGGTTTCCCAGGGTCCAGGAGTCGTTGGCGAAA
Above is a genomic segment from Desulfosoma sp. containing:
- a CDS encoding cobalamin-binding protein; the encoded protein is MNRGLGLESWISSARCVWVCVFGLVLLSASWSYARDVVDPVGRQVRVPERPQRIITMAPSLTEMVFALGAGYRVVGVSRYSNYPAFPKDLPRVGSYVHPDVEKIVALKPDLCLAIKDGNPREAVEKLESVGIPVYAVNPRTLGQVMETLLALGDVLQVQNEAQALVADMRRRVQDVEKRLGTVLDRPRVFFQIGVSPIVSVGTETFAHEIIVRAGGRNVAEGPEPYPRFTLEQVMRLRPDFIIVSSMEREQVFEQVREQWLQWRGIPAAAMNRVSLVPSDLFDRPGPRLVEGLELLAKILHPELFHDLPSAR